The Nitratidesulfovibrio sp. DNA segment CACGCACGCTGGGTGCGGTTGCCGGGTGCGCCGCAGAAGACGGATGCCGCCACGCGCATGGTCTGGCGCGGGCCTCGGACCGTCAGAACAGCTCCTTCCGCTTGGAAGAGGAGGGAATGTCCATGGCAGTACGATACTTCGCAACGGTCCGGCGGGCAATATTGACTTTGAGCTGTTCCTTCAAAATTTCGCCGATGCGCTCGTCGCTCAGGGGGTCGTGCGGGTCTTCGCCGCTGATCAGCTTCTTGATCAGGGCCTTGACGCTTTCGGAACCCACCTGGCTGCCGTCGTCCAGATCCAGCGCGCTGTTGAAGAAAAACTTCAACTCCATGATGCCGTGCGGTGTGGCCACGTACTTGCTGGTGGTGATGCGGCTGACGGTGGATTCGTGCATGCCGATGTCGTCGGCGATATCCTTGAGGATGAGCGGTTTCAGGCGCGAAACCCCGTCCTCGAAAAAGCCGCGCTGATACTTCACGATGGATTCCACAACCTTGTACAGCGTGCGTTGGCGCTGGTACAGGCTCTTGATGAGCCACGAGGCAGAGCGCATCTTTTCCTGGAAATATTCGCGTTCGCCCGCGGATGCGGCCGCTGCGGCGGACCGCTCGTACATGGTGCTCAGTTGCAGGTGCGGCAGGCCGTCCTCGTTGAGCATGATGATGAAATCGTCGTCGTACTTGTAGACGTACACGTCGGGGCTGACGAACTGGGGGTCGCCGCCGCCGTAGCTGGCGCCGGGCATGGGGTCCAGGGTCTGGATGAGGTCCAGGTACTCCTTCAGGTCCTCCATGGTCAGGCGGAACTTGCGCAAGAGCGGCTTGTAGCGGCGCTTTTCCAGATCTTCCAGGTGGTCGCGCACCAGTTCCACAAGCACCCTGTCGCGCGTGTAGCCCAGCATCTCGATCTGCACCAGCAGGCATTCCTGCGCCGTGCGCGCGGACACTCCCACGGGGTCGAAGCGCTGCACGGCATGCAGCACGGGCTCCACCTCGGCTGGGGCCACGCCCGCCATTTCGGCGATGTCGTCCACCGTGGCATGCAGGTAGCCCGAGGAAGCGATGTTGCCGATGATCACCTCGCCGATGTCCTTCTGGCGCTCGGTAAGCGAGGACAGGCGCAACTGCCACATCAGGTGCCCTTCAAGCGAGGGCTTGGCGGCGTAGCGGGCCTCGAACGAGGTCATCTCCTCGGGCATTTCCGATTCGCGCACCGTGGACTGGCGGCTGGTGCTGGCAAAGTCGCCCAGGTAATCTTCCCAGTCGGCATCGCGTGCGATTTCGCGGTCGTAGGCAACGTCGGCAGCTGCGGTGGCGGCTTCGCGCGGGTCGGGCACCTCGACCTGGGGCGCCTCGTCCTGGGCTTCCTCCAGAAACGGGTTTTCCAGCATCTCCTGCTGCACCGTCTCGACAAGCTCCAGTCGCGAAAGCTGCAACAGCCGGATGGCCTGTTGCAGTTGCGGCGTCATCACCAGCTGCTGGGTGAGCTTGAGCTGTTGCCTGAGTTCCAATGCCATGCGTGGGCAACCCCTATGACCCTGCGTCGAGACCGTATGGCCCTGCGCCGGGATCCTGTAACCTTGCGTTGAGGCCGAACGAGATGACGACGCGACGAGGTGCGCGACGGCAAGCAAGAAACGGCCCACTGTGGAAATGTGTTCCCTTCCCCAAGAGGTTAGGGAAACCATGCCATAGAAGCAAGAAGTATGCAACCGCTGTCGCCAACACGTCGCAAACCATCGGCGGCCCCTTGCGCCCCCTGTCCGCAATCGCCTGTCGAAGGCGCTGCCTCCAACGGACACGGCGCCCCCGCAAATGCGGAAGGCGCCGTGAACATGGAAGGGGTGGCCCCTTGCGCATTTGCCTGGCAGGACGTGAAACCGGCAGTCGTTACAGCGAAAAGCCTTCGCCCAGATACACATCCCGCGCGCGCGGAT contains these protein-coding regions:
- the rpoN gene encoding RNA polymerase factor sigma-54 is translated as MALELRQQLKLTQQLVMTPQLQQAIRLLQLSRLELVETVQQEMLENPFLEEAQDEAPQVEVPDPREAATAAADVAYDREIARDADWEDYLGDFASTSRQSTVRESEMPEEMTSFEARYAAKPSLEGHLMWQLRLSSLTERQKDIGEVIIGNIASSGYLHATVDDIAEMAGVAPAEVEPVLHAVQRFDPVGVSARTAQECLLVQIEMLGYTRDRVLVELVRDHLEDLEKRRYKPLLRKFRLTMEDLKEYLDLIQTLDPMPGASYGGGDPQFVSPDVYVYKYDDDFIIMLNEDGLPHLQLSTMYERSAAAAASAGEREYFQEKMRSASWLIKSLYQRQRTLYKVVESIVKYQRGFFEDGVSRLKPLILKDIADDIGMHESTVSRITTSKYVATPHGIMELKFFFNSALDLDDGSQVGSESVKALIKKLISGEDPHDPLSDERIGEILKEQLKVNIARRTVAKYRTAMDIPSSSKRKELF